In the genome of Maribacter forsetii DSM 18668, the window TTAGCAAAGGCTTATCTCAAGATGAAATCAGTGCTTTATATAGAAAAGAGAAAATTATGCCCGCCAGCTTAAGTTCTATTGAAAAGCGTTTAAATAAATTACGAGTACAATTCAACGCCAACAATGCCATACACCTTGTGGCCATTGTAAAAGATTTAGGACTTATTTAAAGATAGTAGCCACCGTTACGGAAAACCGTAATCATATTCTTTAGAATGGTATTAGGTTTGCCATACTTAAAAATAAAAAAACACTATTCAATAACTATAACATTAAGGCTATGGCCATCCTACTGATGAGGTATTTCGGGGGAACTAACCGATTTGGTGGGTATGGCCTATTTATAAACTAAGCCTTAAGTTCCGTTATACCTCCGCAGCAATATCTACCGCTACATCCAATTTACTCTGACCACTGCCATAAACAACACCTTTTAAAGGTGGTACGTCATAGTAGTCTCTACCCCAACCCACTACTATATGTTGGTCTTTTGGTATCTGATTATTTGTTGGGTCAAAGTCTACCCAACCAAAACCGGGTATATAAATGGCAAACCATGCATGAGAAGCATCTGCACCCACTAATTTCTCCTTACCTGGTGCTGGCAAGGTTTCTATATACCCACTAATATATCTAGCAGGCAAACCAACAGAACGTATACAAGCAATGGCAATTTGGGCAAAATCTTGACACACACCTTTTTTCTCTTTCATTACCTCTTCTATTGGTGTTGAAATCGTTGAGAATTCTGAATCAAAATCAAAATCGGTATAAATACGTTGCATCAATTCATAAGCCGCATCAAAAACAGATCTATTTCCTTTAAAAGATAACTCCGCGTAATCACGTATAGCCTTATCTGTTCTTCTTATAAAAATGGACTCTAATACATATTGCTTGGCCTCTAATATTTCTGGATGCATGCCGTTCAATGCAGCAAGTGCATCGTTCATGGTAATGCTTTTACAGGCATCGCTATTGAAAGATTCATGAAATTTGGCATATTCCCTATTAATCTTACTCCTAGTAGTAACCTTCAAAGTTTTATGCTCTGTCTGTATAGAAAAACGCGTTATATAATTTCCAAAGAAATCTTTGCGTTCACTTATTTCCGCGGGTTCCGGTGAAATATCAATACTATATACTATCAACTCTTGCCCTTTAGATTCCCTAGGACGAAGCGTTGCTATATTATGACAATAGCTCACTGGGGCATTGTAATCGTACTTCGTAATATGTGTAACGTTGAATATCATAATCAAATAGGAAAAGACTGTGTAAACAATTGGGTCTGTTTGTCTGTATGATTGAAATAGGTATTTGAGATCGATTGCGATGCTTTGTACAACAAATCTGAAAGTTCCTTTAGTAGCGTATCTAACTCTTCTCGTTTAAAATCTGTTTCTGAGTTGGTCTTCACCAATTTTGTTGAATCTGCCAACCTTAACTTAGAGAATGCCTCAAAAATATTTTTTTGGTAATTATTTAATTGATGATCATATTTAGAATGTGGTAACCGCGCTATATCCTTCTGAATACGGTTGATCATAAAAGTCAATGAACGGGCGTAATCAAGATCGAACACCACCAAATCTAACACATGAGCCAACTCTATATGAGAACGGTAACTGTACCTATATATATTTAAACTTTCATGACTGGTCAATAAATACTCTAACAGATCGTACTCTACTTGCTCATCATACTTTATGGTCAACAAAGCCCTGCATTTGGTAATATTCAAGGTACTTTGCTCTAATTGCAGCCCAATAAAGTATAATAGCAAACCTTGTTGCACCATAATACTTTCTTCAATTAACCCCATAAACGCTATTAGGCGTGTAATTAATTGATTTAAAACTTTAAGTATTTTATTAATGGAATGATCTTCACCCTCTACCAGTGAATTCCATATTTTCTGAATATTTTCAAATACGCGCCACATATCCGAAGACCAAAGGTTACGTATGGAGTAGTAGGAATTACTGAACATACTTATGGTATGTGCCAAACTACCTATTCTATTTTTATCTAAAATAACGGATAACATTTCTTCATACGGATTGTCCATTGCCAACTTACCGTCCTTATCCTTACCTATGAATCCTGGGTATGTACCTGTCAATTGCGTAACAGCTTTGAAAAGTACCGTTAACTTTTCTGAATCTGGTTTTTCCGCTCTTTTTTGATCTATGGCCATTTGGCGCATAACGGTACGTAGAAATCTTGCGTTAACTAGCGTACGACCAACATAACGACCCGCCCAATATAAATTCTCTGCCGTTAGACTAGGTAAATCGTCCAAACCAGAAATAGCAATAGATGACTTTTGTTGCCAGTTTCTATTTTTATCCTCTTTTATATCCGCATCATCTAAAATCCAAAAATCCTTACTAGTACCACCTCTTTGGTTAGAAACCCTTACGGTTTCGCCATCTGGAGCTACTCTTACCAAACCACCCGGCATAACTGCATATTGTTCTTTTGAGGCAATGCAAAATGCTCTGGCAACTACATTTCTAGGTTCTAATTCTTTTTCGCTGAAATTAGGCGCGGTAGAAAAATTAATGCGTTCTTGAGCTACAAATCTATACGGGCGTTCTAGAATAACCTTAATTAGATCTGCTAGTTCTTCTTCATTCATTTGCTCGCCAAAATAGATACTCTCCCTATTGGTACGGTCTATTCTTTTGATTACTAATTTTGATATATTATCAAGTACATAATTTCTTTCTTTCTCTTGCCCACACCACCAAGATGCTATTTGTGGTAATTTCAAATCCTCATCCATGAAATACTTGGCAATTGCCGGCATAAATGGAATTAAACCAGGATTTTCTATTACTCCGCTTCCTATTGGGTTAATAACGGCGACGTTTTTTCTTCTTACAACATCCAATAATCCCGCTACCCCTAAATGTGAATCTTCACGAAGTTCTAAAGGATCCGTAAAAGCATCG includes:
- a CDS encoding transglutaminase family protein, with product MIFNVTHITKYDYNAPVSYCHNIATLRPRESKGQELIVYSIDISPEPAEISERKDFFGNYITRFSIQTEHKTLKVTTRSKINREYAKFHESFNSDACKSITMNDALAALNGMHPEILEAKQYVLESIFIRRTDKAIRDYAELSFKGNRSVFDAAYELMQRIYTDFDFDSEFSTISTPIEEVMKEKKGVCQDFAQIAIACIRSVGLPARYISGYIETLPAPGKEKLVGADASHAWFAIYIPGFGWVDFDPTNNQIPKDQHIVVGWGRDYYDVPPLKGVVYGSGQSKLDVAVDIAAEV
- a CDS encoding circularly permuted type 2 ATP-grasp protein, with the translated sequence MPTTKTNWFNNYSTQRGNDEMYALNNGMKPYWTKLLNGFDSLGVTGITARQKDIDWLLSENGVTYNVYNDPKGMHRPWNLNVIPFMLHQDEWTKVEEGLKQRAELLNLVLKDVYGERKLIKNGIVPFEVIYGHRGFLRQCTDMELQLEKYLSIYAADLCRGTDGRLWVVNDRTEAPSGMGYALENRSTTSRILPDMYAEMKVKRLSGFFQEFNQMLIDAAPGKKENPNIVILTPGSHNETYFEHAYMASFLGYPLVQGNDLVVRDGFLWMKSLQGLKQIDVVLRRVDDAFTDPLELREDSHLGVAGLLDVVRRKNVAVINPIGSGVIENPGLIPFMPAIAKYFMDEDLKLPQIASWWCGQEKERNYVLDNISKLVIKRIDRTNRESIYFGEQMNEEELADLIKVILERPYRFVAQERINFSTAPNFSEKELEPRNVVARAFCIASKEQYAVMPGGLVRVAPDGETVRVSNQRGGTSKDFWILDDADIKEDKNRNWQQKSSIAISGLDDLPSLTAENLYWAGRYVGRTLVNARFLRTVMRQMAIDQKRAEKPDSEKLTVLFKAVTQLTGTYPGFIGKDKDGKLAMDNPYEEMLSVILDKNRIGSLAHTISMFSNSYYSIRNLWSSDMWRVFENIQKIWNSLVEGEDHSINKILKVLNQLITRLIAFMGLIEESIMVQQGLLLYFIGLQLEQSTLNITKCRALLTIKYDEQVEYDLLEYLLTSHESLNIYRYSYRSHIELAHVLDLVVFDLDYARSLTFMINRIQKDIARLPHSKYDHQLNNYQKNIFEAFSKLRLADSTKLVKTNSETDFKREELDTLLKELSDLLYKASQSISNTYFNHTDKQTQLFTQSFPI